The Daphnia pulex isolate KAP4 chromosome 3, ASM2113471v1 genome includes a region encoding these proteins:
- the LOC124191086 gene encoding uncharacterized protein LOC124191086, translating to MLGEVRAMAFGESARQNTISIGDGSSVVHHTVKSEILNRCPAGSPLAAMVKNINKGARSNHGMRWSPSSDTTKGRDGHSFAYILHYLSTGDLIYPLHEGFHRVDVLLKELTFFGLVEDVIRYATQEGSGRSKQNRRRSVLFTTRDTQSERKVETLPKRVPMAKCQSIQDVHFIGSCSTGRVAGVDVVQSVSMSDLNMERAENEIREQPSTEKCSRTTNIQHGNRFLNAIKRYLSLKSSGSSGSHRQNGNKRNSDGPNKSAAIWSPRQVNTASGGVFRPNSARGSTLILIATPDSVTVFGQRNQLEMMLPDFPIEALRSFSSAFIDSKLVYQPDDTSSGGDIDGYSSSSFTSVSSLPKRSSSTSSESTAVPTTAHSDLLFRLFQRHIQPLGFNVTVQSHWRSNDTLETHHQWLLHKKHNSKQSIGTSSGRRRHTHAGMASAMSTTTINQQTSVTRRASVLQRLFNKSALTLHTDL from the exons ATGCTGGGCGAGGTCCGCGCCATGGCATTCGGAGAAAGTGCTCGTCAAAACACCATCAGCATTGGCGATGGGTCGTCCGTCGTTCATCACACGGTCAAAAGTGAAATCTTGAACCGCTGTCCGGCCGGTTCACCGTTGGCCGCCATGGTCAAAAACATCAATAAAG GAGCGCGGAGCAATCACGGAATGCGATGGAGTCCATCATCGGACACGACAAAAGGCCGCGACGGCCATTCATTCGCCTACATTTTGCACTACTTGAGCACGGGAGATCTGATCTATCCGCTTCACGAAGGCTTCCATCGTGTCGATGTTCTGCTCAAG GAGTTGACCTTCTTCGGTCTGGTGGAGGACGTCATCCGCTACGCAACACAGGAGGGGTCTGGCCGTAGCAAACAAAACAGACGACGATCTGTCCTGTTCACAACTCGCGACACGCAGTCGGAACGAAAAGTCGAGACCTTACCCAAAAGAGTGCCAATGGCCAAATGCCAAAGCATCCAGGATGTTCATTTCATCGGCAGCTGTTCCACGGGCAGAGTGGCCGGTGTTGATGTCGTCCAGAGTGTCAGCATGTCCGATCTGAACATGGAGCGGGCAGAAAATGAAATCCGAGAACAGCCTTCGACGGAAAAATGCAGCCGAACGACCAACATCCAGCACGGTAATCGATTTCTCAACGCCATCAAACGCTATTTGAGTCTTAAATCGTCCGGCTCGAGCGGAAGTCACCgccaaaatggaaacaaacGCAATTCGGATGGGCCAAATAAGTCGGCGGCCATTTGGAGCCCACGGCAAGTCAACACGGCCAGCGGCGGAGTCTTCCGTCCCAACTCGGCCAGGGGATCAACCTTGATTCTCATTGCCACTCCGGACAGTGTGACAGTTTTCGGACAGAGAAATCAACTGGAAATGATGCTTCCGGATTTTCCAATCGAAGCCCTGCGCAGTTTCAGCTCGGCATTTATTGACAGCAAACTCGTTTATCAGCCGGACGATACTTCCAGCGGAGGAGACATCGATGGCTACTCTTCCTCGTCTTTTACATCCGTTTCTTCGCTACCCAAacggagcagcagcaccagtagCGAGAGCACTGCGGTTCCTACTACAGCCCACTCGGACTTGCTCTTCCGGCTCTTCCAGCGTCACATCCAGCCGTTGGGTTTCAACGTGACCGTCCAGTCTCACTGGCGCAGCAACGACACCCTGGAAACTCACCATCAATGGCTACTGCACAAGAAACACAACTCTAAACAGTCGATCGGCACCAGCAGCGGAAGGAGGCGACACACCCACGCCGGAATGGCCTCCGCAATGTCGACAACTACAATCAACCAGCAAACTTCCGTAACGCGAAGAGCATCCGTTCTGCAACGCCTCTTTAACAAGAGCGCACTTACACTTCACACAGACCTCTAA